Proteins encoded in a region of the Falco rusticolus isolate bFalRus1 chromosome 12, bFalRus1.pri, whole genome shotgun sequence genome:
- the PLEKHH2 gene encoding pleckstrin homology domain-containing family H member 2 isoform X1 gives MAELSEPEDTVNWKERCLTLESQLMKFRLQASKIRELLAEKMQQLEKQVIDADRQAERAFQQVQVMEEKLKAANVQTSESEARLYKRCQDLEILVQDKNDLIQKLEQQLEEQKQIRLQEAKIIEEKAAKIKEWVTVKLRELEVENQNLRLINQKQTKEMKTVQSKLQEATGKKSATSTQKPGECQRLSSLTFGCFSNRARSPQPSPKFEEISKSSSKVSDYTEGKNMPEKDILETTFAVPAHQTSKGQKSLQQSSSGSEQNKNVRTSCSSKDIDSDMSKNSCTTGSDWSSDEDGGDTKGLKSRCASTLSSHTSEENARYGRVGSEMYLTASDDSSSLFEEETFGVQRAQHKKLYSWQQGSQRKGQNNPGGKCNSDFTSKKKDQDSSSDELNKKFQSQRLDYSSSSSEANTPSPILTPALTPKHQILATSAGSQCTTQSDSPSNLPPPKLRTPNVFNINSALAKKHLSQPQLSSDRMFGKNRNAISMIRPWRPQETDIDLVDGEDTDILEKMEIGCDEGVFTYDCTEAQNAEAQEPCDMTKKGASNKPPTPPLHRFPSWESRIYAVAKSGLRMSEAFTTDSLNKSAVSLTSYSVSGLYTSLIYKNMTTPVYTTLKGKATQISNSPFIDELSGSEEEDSSCSSSRTSESDSRSRSGPGSPRAMKRGVSLSSVTSESDYAIPPDAYSVDADYSEPEQKLPKTSSSPSDNGKNEPLEKSGYLLKMGGKVKTWKRRWFVLKGGELLYYKSPSDVIRKPQGQIELNASSHIERGDGKQTIQLTTEKRTYYLTADSPNILEEWIKVLQNVLKIQAASPLFIQPEIKPTMKGLLTKVKHGYSKRVWCTLVGKILYYFRNQEDKFPLGQIKLFEAKVEEVDRSCDSDEDYEASGRSLLSTHYTVVIHPKDQGPTYLLIGSKHEKDTWLYHLTVAAGSTSVNVGSEFEQLICKLLNMEGDTTSQIWRHPTLCHSKEGISSPLTTLPSEALQTEAIKLFKTCQLFINAAVDSPAIDYHVSLAQSALQICLTHPELQNEICCQLIKQTRRRHPQNQAGPVQGLQLLALCVGLFLPQHPFLWLLKLHLKKNADSRTEFGKYAIYCQRCVERTQQNGDREARPSRMEILSTLLRNPYHHSLPFSIPVHFMNGIYQVVGFDASTTVEEFLNTLNQDTGMRKPAQSGFALFSDDPSGKDIEHCLQGNIKICDIISKWEQASKEQHPGKCEGTRTVRLTYKNRLYFSVQVHGETDREKLLLVYQTNDQIVNGLFPVNKELAMELTALLAQVEIGDFERPFSTPAGQVTSQSKSNQTLKQVLERFYPKRYRHGCSEEQLRQLCQRLSTRWMALRGHSAADCVRIYLTVARKWSFFGAKLFAAKPLATSSVEKSFIWFAVHEDGISILDYSSMRLTVTYTYKSLMTFGGYQDDFMLVVNNAQTKDKSTEKHLFAMTKPKILEITLLIASYINNFHQLKGAVHHLSAPALLTPQSGQKLKEMGSQPLLANNRPTKCPTLL, from the exons ATGCAGCAGCTTGAGAAACAAGTTATAGATGCTGATCGTCAAGCGGAGAGAGCTTTTCAGCAG GTGCAGgtcatggaagaaaaattaaaagcagctaaTGTTCAAACGAGCGAATCAGAAGCCAGGTTGTATAAGAGATGTCAAGATCTGGAAATCCTGGTACAAGATAAAAATGACTTAATACAAAAATTGGAGCAACAACTTGAAGAACAG aagcaaatAAGACTGCAAGAAGCGAAAATcatagaagaaaaagcagctaaaataaaagaatgggTGACAGTCAAGCTCCGTGAG TTAGAGGTGGAAAATCAGAACCTTCGCTTGATCaaccaaaagcaaaccaaagagATGAAAACGGTACAGTCTAAACTGCAAG AAGCTACGGGTAAGAAGTCTGCTACTTCAACACAAAAGCCTGGGGAGTGTCAGCGACTAAGCAGTTTGACTTTCGGATGCTTTTCAAATCGAGCAAGAAGTCCTCAACCATCTCCTAAGTTTGAAGAAATAAGCAAGTCTTCATCTAAAGTGTCAGACTACACTGAAGGCAAAAACATGCCAG AGAAGGATATCCTGGAAACTACCTTTGCAGTTCCTGCACACCAGACCAGTAAAGGTCAGAAGTCATTGCAACAAAGTTCCTCTGGAtcagagcagaacaaaaatgtGCGAACTAGCTGTTCATCCAAAGATATAGACAGCGACATGTCAAAGAACTCCTGCACTACCGGGAGTGACTGGAGCTCAGACGAGGATGGAGGAGACACTAAAGGACTGAAATCCAGGTGTGCATCGACTCTTTCAAGCCACACATCTGAAGAGAATGCAAGGTACGGTAGAGTGGGAAGTGAAATGTATTTGACAGCATCTGATGACAGTAGTTCTTTATTTGAAGAAGAGACTTTTGGTGTTCAGAGGGCTCAGCACAAGAAGTTATACTCCTGGCAGCAAGGGTCCCAAAGAAAAGGTCAGAACAATCCAGGTGGAAAGTGCAACTCTGACTTcacaagtaaaaagaaagaccAAGACAGTTCTTCAGATGAACTGAATAAGAAATTTCAGTCTCAGAGGCTAGATTATTCATCCTCATCCAGTGAGGCAAATACCCCAAGTCCAATTTTAACACCTGCTCTGACACCCAAACATCAAATTCTAGCAACTTCTGCTGGTTCCCAATGCACAACACAATCAGATTCTCCCTCAAATTTGCCACCGCCAAAGCTACGGACTCCTAATGTGTTTAATATAAATTCAGCGTTAGCAAAGAAACATCTaagccagccccagctgagtTCTGACAGAATGTTTGGTAAAAATAGAAATGCCATAAGCATGATACGTCCGTGGAGACCTCAGGAAACAGACATTGATCTGGTGGATGGAGAAGATACAGATATCTTAGAGAAAATGGAGATTGGCTGTGATGAAGGAGTGTTTACCTATGACTGCACTGAAGCACAAAATGCTGAAGCCCAAGAACCCTGTGATATGACAAAGAAGGGTGCTAGCAACAAACCTCCAACCCCTCCATTACATCGATTTCCGTCTTGG gaaagcagaatttatgCCGTAGCCAAATCTGGTTTAAGGATGTCTGAAGCTTTCACCACGGACTCTCTTAACAAAA GTGCTGTTTCACTAACTTCATACTCCGTATCCGGATTATATACATCTCTGATATATAAGAACATGACCACTCCTGTCTACACCACTTTGAAAGGG aaagcaactCAAATAAGCAACAGCCCATTTATAGATGAGTTGTCAGGATCTGAGGAAGAAGACAGCTCTTGCTCCAGCTCAAGGACTTCTGAGTCTGATTCTCGAAGCAGAAGTGGTCCGGGTAGTCCTCGGGCTATGAAACGAG GTGTGTCTCTATCTTCTGTGACCTCAGAAAGTGACTATGCTATTCCTCCGGATGCATATTCAGTAGATGCAGACTATTCAGAGCCAGAGCAGAAACTTCCTAAGACCTCTTCCTCACCTAGTGATAATGGCAAAAAT GAACCTTTGGAAAAATCTGGATATCTGTTAAAAATGGGCGGTAAAGTAAAGACCTGGAAACGACGGTGGTTTGTGCTTAAAGGAGGTGAATTACTATACTACAAATCTCCA AGTGATGTCATTCGAAAACCTCAAGGTCAAATTGAGCTAAATGCATCTAGCCATATTGAAAGGGgtgatggaaaacaaacaattcAG CTGACCACAGAAAAACGAACATACTACCTGACTGCTGATTCTCCCAACATCTTAGAAGAATGGATAAAAGTACTGCAGAATGTTCTTAAAATACAGGCTGCCAGCCCACTTTTCATACAGCCTGAAATCAAGCCAACCATGAAAGGATTGCTTACAAAG GTGAAACACGGATATTCCAAAAGAGTTTGGTGTACCCTGGTTGGAAAAATTCTCTATTATTTCCGTAATCAAGAAGACAAG TTTCCTCTTGGTCAAATCAAGCTTTTTGAGGCAAAGGTTGAAGAAGTTGATAGATCATGTGATTCTGATGAAGATTATGAGGCTAGTGGCCGCAGTTTATTATCAACACATTACACTGTTGTTATCCACCCCAAAGATCAAGGACCCACTTATCTTCTTATAGGATCCAAACATGAGAAG gaCACGTGGCTTTATCATCTCACAGTTGCAGCTGGAAGTACCAGTGTAAATGTTGGATCTGAGTTTGAACAACTTATTTGCAAATTATTAAATATGGAAGGTGATACCA CATCTCAGATTTGGAGACATCCTACCCTTTGCCATAGCAAAGAAGGAATATCTTCTCCTCTTACAACATTGCCATCAGAAGCCTTGCAAACCGaagcaattaaattatttaag ACCTGCCAGTTGTTTATAAATGCTGCAGTTGACTCTCCTGCCATTGATTACCATGTATCTTTGGCCCAAAGTGCTTTGCAGATCTGCCTCACACATCCTGAACTTCAAAATGAGATCTGTTGTCAGCTTATTAAACAGACTAGACGTCGACATCCACAAAACCAGGCAGGACCAGTACAG GGCTTGCAGCTCTTGGCTCTCTGCGTTGGACTCTTTCTGCCCCAGCACCCATTCCTTTGGCTTCTTAAACTTCATTTAAAGAAGAATGCAGATTCCAG GACAGAATTTGGGAAATATGCAATATATTGTCAGCGATGTGTAGAGCGTACCCAGCAGAACGGAGACCGAGAAGCCAGACCTTCCAGAATGGAAATCCTTTCCACTCTTCTAAGAAACCCCTACCACCATTCGCTGCCCTTTAGTATTCCAGTTCATTTCATGAACGGCATATATCAG GTTGTTGGGTTTGATGCCTCTACCACAGTGGAGGAATTTCTCAACACCCTGAATCAGGATACAGGAATGAGGAAACCAGCTCAGTCAGGATTTGCACTATTTTCTGATGATCCCTCTGGCAAGGATATAGAGCACTGTCTTCAAGGAAATATCAAG ATTTGTGACATAATTTCAAAATGGGAGCAAGCCTCCAAAGAACAACACCCTGGGAAATGTGAAGGCACAAGGACTGTCCGCCTTACTTACAAAAACAG gctttatttttcagttcaagTCCATGGGGAGACAGAcagagagaagctgctgctAGTATATCAGACAAATGATCAAATAGTCAATGGACTTTTCCCTGTAAACAAAGAACTAGCAATGGAATTGACAGCTCTTTTAGCTCAG GTAGAGATTGGAGATTTTGAACGGCCTTTTTCAACTCCAGCAGGGCAAGTCACTTCCCAGTCCAAGTCCAATCaaactttaaaacaagttttGGAGAGATTCTACCCTAAGAGGTACAGGCATGGTTGTTCAGAGGAACAGTTAAG ACAGCTTTGTCAGCGATTGTCTACGAGATGGATGGCTCTCCGAGGGCACAGTGCTGCAGACTGTGTGCGCATTTATCTCACTGTAGCCAGGAAATGGTCTTTCTTTGGTGCTAAATTGTTTGCAGCAAAA CCTCTAGCAACATCCTCAGTTGAGAAGTCCTTCATATGGTTTGCTGTACATGAAGATGGCATAAGCATCCTAGATTACAGCTCTATG CGGTTAACAGTTACATATACATATAAGAGTCTGATGACTTTCGGAGGCTATCAAGATGATTTTATGTTGGTTGTTAACAATGCTCAGACAAAGGACAAATCAACTGAAAAACACCTTTTTGCCATGACAAAACCAAAG
- the PLEKHH2 gene encoding pleckstrin homology domain-containing family H member 2 isoform X2: MAELSEPEDTVNWKERCLTLESQLMKFRLQASKIRELLAEKMQQLEKQVIDADRQAERAFQQVQVMEEKLKAANVQTSESEARLYKRCQDLEILVQDKNDLIQKLEQQLEEQKQIRLQEAKIIEEKAAKIKEWVTVKLRELEVENQNLRLINQKQTKEMKTVQSKLQEATGKKSATSTQKPGECQRLSSLTFGCFSNRARSPQPSPKFEEISKSSSKVSDYTEGKNMPEKDILETTFAVPAHQTSKGQKSLQQSSSGSEQNKNVRTSCSSKDIDSDMSKNSCTTGSDWSSDEDGGDTKGLKSRCASTLSSHTSEENARYGRVGSEMYLTASDDSSSLFEEETFGVQRAQHKKLYSWQQGSQRKGQNNPGGKCNSDFTSKKKDQDSSSDELNKKFQSQRLDYSSSSSEANTPSPILTPALTPKHQILATSAGSQCTTQSDSPSNLPPPKLRTPNVFNINSALAKKHLSQPQLSSDRMFGKNRNAISMIRPWRPQETDIDLVDGEDTDILEKMEIGCDEGVFTYDCTEAQNAEAQEPCDMTKKGASNKPPTPPLHRFPSWESRIYAVAKSGLRMSEAFTTDSLNKSAVSLTSYSVSGLYTSLIYKNMTTPVYTTLKGKATQISNSPFIDELSGSEEEDSSCSSSRTSESDSRSRSGPGSPRAMKRGVSLSSVTSESDYAIPPDAYSVDADYSEPEQKLPKTSSSPSDNGKNEPLEKSGYLLKMGGKVKTWKRRWFVLKGGELLYYKSPSDVIRKPQGQIELNASSHIERGDGKQTIQLTTEKRTYYLTADSPNILEEWIKVLQNVLKIQAASPLFIQPEIKPTMKGLLTKVKHGYSKRVWCTLVGKILYYFRNQEDKFPLGQIKLFEAKVEEVDRSCDSDEDYEASGRSLLSTHYTVVIHPKDQGPTYLLIGSKHEKDTWLYHLTVAAGSTSVNVGSEFEQLICKLLNMEGDTTSQIWRHPTLCHSKEGISSPLTTLPSEALQTEAIKLFKTCQLFINAAVDSPAIDYHVSLAQSALQICLTHPELQNEICCQLIKQTRRRHPQNQAGPVQGLQLLALCVGLFLPQHPFLWLLKLHLKKNADSRTEFGKYAIYCQRCVERTQQNGDREARPSRMEILSTLLRNPYHHSLPFSIPVHFMNGIYQVVGFDASTTVEEFLNTLNQDTGMRKPAQSGFALFSDDPSGKDIEHCLQGNIKICDIISKWEQASKEQHPGKCEGTRTVRLTYKNR, encoded by the exons ATGCAGCAGCTTGAGAAACAAGTTATAGATGCTGATCGTCAAGCGGAGAGAGCTTTTCAGCAG GTGCAGgtcatggaagaaaaattaaaagcagctaaTGTTCAAACGAGCGAATCAGAAGCCAGGTTGTATAAGAGATGTCAAGATCTGGAAATCCTGGTACAAGATAAAAATGACTTAATACAAAAATTGGAGCAACAACTTGAAGAACAG aagcaaatAAGACTGCAAGAAGCGAAAATcatagaagaaaaagcagctaaaataaaagaatgggTGACAGTCAAGCTCCGTGAG TTAGAGGTGGAAAATCAGAACCTTCGCTTGATCaaccaaaagcaaaccaaagagATGAAAACGGTACAGTCTAAACTGCAAG AAGCTACGGGTAAGAAGTCTGCTACTTCAACACAAAAGCCTGGGGAGTGTCAGCGACTAAGCAGTTTGACTTTCGGATGCTTTTCAAATCGAGCAAGAAGTCCTCAACCATCTCCTAAGTTTGAAGAAATAAGCAAGTCTTCATCTAAAGTGTCAGACTACACTGAAGGCAAAAACATGCCAG AGAAGGATATCCTGGAAACTACCTTTGCAGTTCCTGCACACCAGACCAGTAAAGGTCAGAAGTCATTGCAACAAAGTTCCTCTGGAtcagagcagaacaaaaatgtGCGAACTAGCTGTTCATCCAAAGATATAGACAGCGACATGTCAAAGAACTCCTGCACTACCGGGAGTGACTGGAGCTCAGACGAGGATGGAGGAGACACTAAAGGACTGAAATCCAGGTGTGCATCGACTCTTTCAAGCCACACATCTGAAGAGAATGCAAGGTACGGTAGAGTGGGAAGTGAAATGTATTTGACAGCATCTGATGACAGTAGTTCTTTATTTGAAGAAGAGACTTTTGGTGTTCAGAGGGCTCAGCACAAGAAGTTATACTCCTGGCAGCAAGGGTCCCAAAGAAAAGGTCAGAACAATCCAGGTGGAAAGTGCAACTCTGACTTcacaagtaaaaagaaagaccAAGACAGTTCTTCAGATGAACTGAATAAGAAATTTCAGTCTCAGAGGCTAGATTATTCATCCTCATCCAGTGAGGCAAATACCCCAAGTCCAATTTTAACACCTGCTCTGACACCCAAACATCAAATTCTAGCAACTTCTGCTGGTTCCCAATGCACAACACAATCAGATTCTCCCTCAAATTTGCCACCGCCAAAGCTACGGACTCCTAATGTGTTTAATATAAATTCAGCGTTAGCAAAGAAACATCTaagccagccccagctgagtTCTGACAGAATGTTTGGTAAAAATAGAAATGCCATAAGCATGATACGTCCGTGGAGACCTCAGGAAACAGACATTGATCTGGTGGATGGAGAAGATACAGATATCTTAGAGAAAATGGAGATTGGCTGTGATGAAGGAGTGTTTACCTATGACTGCACTGAAGCACAAAATGCTGAAGCCCAAGAACCCTGTGATATGACAAAGAAGGGTGCTAGCAACAAACCTCCAACCCCTCCATTACATCGATTTCCGTCTTGG gaaagcagaatttatgCCGTAGCCAAATCTGGTTTAAGGATGTCTGAAGCTTTCACCACGGACTCTCTTAACAAAA GTGCTGTTTCACTAACTTCATACTCCGTATCCGGATTATATACATCTCTGATATATAAGAACATGACCACTCCTGTCTACACCACTTTGAAAGGG aaagcaactCAAATAAGCAACAGCCCATTTATAGATGAGTTGTCAGGATCTGAGGAAGAAGACAGCTCTTGCTCCAGCTCAAGGACTTCTGAGTCTGATTCTCGAAGCAGAAGTGGTCCGGGTAGTCCTCGGGCTATGAAACGAG GTGTGTCTCTATCTTCTGTGACCTCAGAAAGTGACTATGCTATTCCTCCGGATGCATATTCAGTAGATGCAGACTATTCAGAGCCAGAGCAGAAACTTCCTAAGACCTCTTCCTCACCTAGTGATAATGGCAAAAAT GAACCTTTGGAAAAATCTGGATATCTGTTAAAAATGGGCGGTAAAGTAAAGACCTGGAAACGACGGTGGTTTGTGCTTAAAGGAGGTGAATTACTATACTACAAATCTCCA AGTGATGTCATTCGAAAACCTCAAGGTCAAATTGAGCTAAATGCATCTAGCCATATTGAAAGGGgtgatggaaaacaaacaattcAG CTGACCACAGAAAAACGAACATACTACCTGACTGCTGATTCTCCCAACATCTTAGAAGAATGGATAAAAGTACTGCAGAATGTTCTTAAAATACAGGCTGCCAGCCCACTTTTCATACAGCCTGAAATCAAGCCAACCATGAAAGGATTGCTTACAAAG GTGAAACACGGATATTCCAAAAGAGTTTGGTGTACCCTGGTTGGAAAAATTCTCTATTATTTCCGTAATCAAGAAGACAAG TTTCCTCTTGGTCAAATCAAGCTTTTTGAGGCAAAGGTTGAAGAAGTTGATAGATCATGTGATTCTGATGAAGATTATGAGGCTAGTGGCCGCAGTTTATTATCAACACATTACACTGTTGTTATCCACCCCAAAGATCAAGGACCCACTTATCTTCTTATAGGATCCAAACATGAGAAG gaCACGTGGCTTTATCATCTCACAGTTGCAGCTGGAAGTACCAGTGTAAATGTTGGATCTGAGTTTGAACAACTTATTTGCAAATTATTAAATATGGAAGGTGATACCA CATCTCAGATTTGGAGACATCCTACCCTTTGCCATAGCAAAGAAGGAATATCTTCTCCTCTTACAACATTGCCATCAGAAGCCTTGCAAACCGaagcaattaaattatttaag ACCTGCCAGTTGTTTATAAATGCTGCAGTTGACTCTCCTGCCATTGATTACCATGTATCTTTGGCCCAAAGTGCTTTGCAGATCTGCCTCACACATCCTGAACTTCAAAATGAGATCTGTTGTCAGCTTATTAAACAGACTAGACGTCGACATCCACAAAACCAGGCAGGACCAGTACAG GGCTTGCAGCTCTTGGCTCTCTGCGTTGGACTCTTTCTGCCCCAGCACCCATTCCTTTGGCTTCTTAAACTTCATTTAAAGAAGAATGCAGATTCCAG GACAGAATTTGGGAAATATGCAATATATTGTCAGCGATGTGTAGAGCGTACCCAGCAGAACGGAGACCGAGAAGCCAGACCTTCCAGAATGGAAATCCTTTCCACTCTTCTAAGAAACCCCTACCACCATTCGCTGCCCTTTAGTATTCCAGTTCATTTCATGAACGGCATATATCAG GTTGTTGGGTTTGATGCCTCTACCACAGTGGAGGAATTTCTCAACACCCTGAATCAGGATACAGGAATGAGGAAACCAGCTCAGTCAGGATTTGCACTATTTTCTGATGATCCCTCTGGCAAGGATATAGAGCACTGTCTTCAAGGAAATATCAAG ATTTGTGACATAATTTCAAAATGGGAGCAAGCCTCCAAAGAACAACACCCTGGGAAATGTGAAGGCACAAGGACTGTCCGCCTTACTTACAAAAACAG GTAG